In Parus major isolate Abel chromosome 1, Parus_major1.1, whole genome shotgun sequence, the following proteins share a genomic window:
- the ARHGAP20 gene encoding rho GTPase-activating protein 20, with protein MDVMSPQQEHLGPGRSSSVSGESRGFAAAADSKKKMKSLAQRRQSAPSLIFVKALSRSRSASREGCLSPISPEAWPLVQSFICHNRTFILDGHVQLKTSLQTQERHLFLFTDLLVVAKSKSHSHFKLKCQARLCEMWTAFCTEEVCEGSTDPDRSFVLGWPTTNCVANFRSAEQKETWLSFLQSRIREEKEKDNPKSIPLTIIAKDVGTCAYSKTLSVTNVDTANDVILMALQQLGINGSEKDYKLWVISGREHSPYPLIGHEYPFGIKMSHIRDAMPHGSKHCACPRQLQGPFLTEQLPQELQCQFVLKPSQVAVCQQLNDFSQKSFKRKRSIINWAFWRGPGTHLDNAPLSSTSAAPGKLFGLLLTTICEDDNLPKPLLDMLSLLYQEGPSTKGIFRRSGSAKTFKELKEKLDSGTEVDLARESIFVTASLFKDFLRNIPGSILSSQLCDKWVSVLDQGNNEEKIKSIQRLIEHLPRANVVLLRYIFGVLHGIEMRSEENQMNAFNLAVCIAPSLLWPPVSSTPDIESEYIKKISSLVQFLIENCCRIFGDEITSLFGEILMTCKRENSSDVASLHQNDSSYDSLENEANDEADSSSSDWIKTRDQDNRSRESVFTLSDGDSEQTEVDEIQSQTKLKLAISADAHLKFSLQENSNKSPYSSGFPSEATSGAPKTVRRQRRSSEPAVGLQTSSSARADAGREKATRKASCDVVLYPEDEKCVCQRRSLQVERQKLGNQSLHIGINVGKSDNTNQNVERKDLSHCLLPPTPEGLNICSGFSSFSQSSSGTSPSVSSICSLDSAFSQFSDQALFTLSETSCPFDSTFQSLKKHEDAAAAVADDCLLPLTTVLPSPQSTDTGAEESLVGPSSRSAPLKPTDGVGGCCIKPDLQPLPLKVTRGDRLHDQRGGLEKHYSNPKFEETDQSFLQRNFNA; from the exons aaaatgaagagtttGGCCCAAAGACGCCAGTCTGCACCATCTTTGATCTTTGTCAAAGCACTCAGCAGATCTAGATCGGCCTCAAG GGAAGGCTGCTTGTCCCCCATCAGCCCAGAGGCATGGCCCCTTGTGCAGTCTTTCATATGCCACAACCGAACGTTCATCCTGGACGGCCACGTGCAGCTGAAGACGAGTCTGCAAACCCAGGAGCGACACCTTTTCCTCTTCACAGACCTTCTGGTTGTTGCCAAGTCCAA GTCACACTCTCATTTCAAACTGAAGTGCCAAGCGCGTCTCTGTGAGATGTGGACAGCATTTTGTACAGAAGAAGTCTGTGAAGGCAGCACAGACCCAGACCGGTCCTTTGTTTTGGGCTGGCCCACCACAAACTGTGTGGCAAATTTCAG GTCTgcagaacaaaaggaaacatgGCTGTCTTTTTTGCAAAG TCGAAtaagagaagagaaggaaaaagacaatCCTAAAAGCATTCCTCTGACAATAATTGCAAAGGACGTGGGAACTTGTGCATAC TCAAAAACCCTAAGTGTAACCAATGTTGATACAGCAAATGATGTAATTCTGatggccctgcagcagctgggaattaAT ggcTCTGAAAAAGACTACAAGCTATGGGTGATTTCAGGAAGAGAACATTCTCCTTACCCTCTTATTG GACATGAATATCCCTTTGGAATTAAAATGAGCCACATTCGTGATGCTATGCCCCACGGATCAAAGCACTGTGCCTGCCCCAGGCAGCTTCAGGGCCCTTTCTTGACggagcagctgccccaggagctgcagtgccagtTTGTGCTGAAGCCCAGCCAGGTGGCCGTGTGCCAGCAGCTGAACG aCTTCAGCCAAAAgtcatttaaaaggaaaagatctATCATAAATTGGGCTTTTTGGCGTGGCCCAGGCACTCACTTGGACAATGCACCCCTCTCCTCAacatctgctgctcctgggaagcTCTTTGGCCTCTTACTAACAACCATCTGTGAGGATGACAACCTGCCCAAACCCCTCTTG gaCATGCTTTCCCTCCTTTACCAAGAGGGGCCTTCCACCAAGGGTATTTTCAGGCGCTCTGGAAGTGCAAAAACATTCAAAGAGCTAAAAGAGAAGCTTGATTCAGGCACTGAAGTGGACCTGGCCCGTGAATCCATATTTGTGACAGCATCTTTGTTTAAG GATTTTCTTCGCAACATCCCAGGCAGTATTTTATCATCCCAGCTGTGTGATAAGTGGGTCTCTGTGCTGGATCAAGGAAATAAtgaagagaagataaaaagcATCCAAAG GTTAATTGAGCATCTCCCCAGAGCTAATGTTGTTCTCTTACGTTACATCTTTGGAGTGTTGCATGGGATAGAAATGCGATCTGAAGAGAACCAGATGAATGCATTTAATCTGGCTGTCTGCATTGCACCTAGCCTGCTCTGGCCTCCTGTTTCCTCCACTCCTGATATAGAAAgtgaatatattaaaaag ATTTCTAGTCTGGTACAGTTCCTCATTGAGAATTGCTGCAGGATTTTTGGAGATGAAATTACCTCCCTCTTCGGAGAAATACTGATGACATGCAAGAGAGAGAACAGCTCAG ATGTTGCTTCTCTCCATCAGAATGACTCTTCCTATGATAGCCTGGAAAATGAGGCAAATGATGAAGCTGACTCTTCCTCCAGTGACTGGATTAAAACCCGTGATCAGGATAACAGAAGCAGGGAGTCTGTCTTCACTCTGAGCGACGGCGATTCGGAGCAGACGGAGGTGGATGAAATCCAAAGCCAAACCAAACTGAAGCTGGCAATTTCTGCCGATGCACACCTGAAATTTTCCTTGCAAGAAAACTCAAATAAGTCTCCCTACTCCAGTGGTTTCCCCTCAGAAGCTACCTCGGGTGCTCCCAAGACTGTGAGGAGGCAGCGGCGCTCGTCTGAGCCTGCAGTTGGCCTCCAGACCTCCAGTTCCGCCCGCGCCGACGCTGGGCGTGAGAAGGCGACGCGCAAAGCCAGCTGTGACGTTGTCCTGTATCCTGAAGACGAGAAGTGTGTCTGCCAGCGCCGGTCGTTGCAGGTGGAAAGGCAAAAGCTCGGCAATCAGAGCTTGCATATAGGGATTAACGTTGGTAAAAGTGACAACACAAACCAAAACGTTGAAAGGAAAGACCTGTCCCATTGTCTCCTGCCTCCAACGCCAGAGGGATTAAATATTTGCTCAGGATTTAGCTCTTTTAGCCAGTCTTCTTCTGGGACATCTCCATCTGTGTCATCAATTTGCTCCCTGGACAGTGCTTTCTCCCAGTTTTCAGACCAGGCTCTGTTTACCTTAAGTGAAACCTCCTGCCCTTTCGATAGCACTTTCCAGTCGCTAAAGAAACAcgaggatgctgctgctgctgtggctgatgACTGTTTGCTTCCCCTCACCACGGTGCTGCCATCTCCACAATCTACTGACACTGGGGCTGAGGAGAGCCTGGTGGGGCCCAGCAGCAGGTCAGCACCCCTGAAACCTACTGATGGAGTTGGCGGCTGTTGCATTAAGCCTGACCTTCAGCCATTGCCTCTGAAAGTCACCAGGGGAGACAGACTTCATGATCAAAGAGGAGGTCTAGAAAAGCATTACAGCAATCCAAAGTTTGAAGAGACTGACCAAAGCTTTTTGCAGAGGAATTTTAATGCTTAA